Proteins encoded by one window of Rhodamnia argentea isolate NSW1041297 chromosome 6, ASM2092103v1, whole genome shotgun sequence:
- the LOC115726682 gene encoding galactoside 2-alpha-L-fucosyltransferase-like translates to MDLSAFRRRSSPSASPDRSSAHGFLPAPPRRFRLGAMGLNRILASALLVLPLIATISVLYPRGGEQRPSDRLVGFAEARVLEGRALDGNATPLVSDDTDSSSPPVDLPKNYLLGGLLASEFDEQSCLSRFQSAIYRKISPHKPSSYLISRLREYEKLHKRCGPYTHSYNETLAKINSGKAIGSTDCKYVVWISFSGLGNRILTLASAFLYALLTNRVLLVDRGKDMVHLFCEPFPDKSWLLPTDFPLVNQLQRFDQNSPKCHGNMLKNNIINTSTDALPAYLYLHLAHDYGDHDKLFFCDEEQTVLAKVPWLVLKTDNYFVPSLFLMPSFDEELSKLFPDKETVFHHLGRYLFHPTNRVWGLITRYYQAYLAKADEKIGIQVRVFDVGKGPFPYIMDQILACTLKEKLLPEVDEKGSINSPPENQKLKAVLMTSLNSGYSEKLRNMYWEYPTVNGDLVGVYQPSHEEYQQTEKQLHNQKAWAEMYLLGMSDVLVTSSWSTFGYVAQGLGGLKPWILYKPENRTAPDPPCRRAMSMEPCFHAPPFYDCKAKTGIDTGALVRYVRHCEDMSWGLKVVSGRDEL, encoded by the exons ATGGATCTGAGCGCTTTCAGGAGGCGGTCGTCGCCGTCGGCGTCCCCGGATCGTAGCTCGGCCCACGGGTTCCTTCCGGCTCCCCCGAGGAGATTCAGGCTCGGCGCGATGGGGCTGAACAGGATCTTGGCTTCGGCTCTGCTGGTCCTCCCTCTCATCGCGACGATCTCTGTGCTCTATCCCCGCGGCGGGGAACAGCGACCTTCCGATCGCCTCGTCGGGTTCGCGGAAGCTAGGGTTTTGGAAGGGAGGGCACTGGATGGCAACGCTACGCCACTGGTCTCAG ATGACACTGACAGCTCCTCTCCGCCAGTGGACTTGCCTAAGAATTATTTGCTTGGCGGGCTTCTTGCTTCTGAGTTCGATGAGCAATCGTGCTTAAGCAGGTTCCAGTCAGCCATCTATCGGAAGATTTCGCCCCATAAGCCTTCTTCATATCTCATTTCCAGGCTCAGAGAGTATGAAAAGCTTCATAAGCGCTGCGGTCCTTACACTCATTCCTATAACGAGACATTGGCGAAAATCAATTCTGGAAAAGCTATTGGATCTACGGATTGTAAATACGTTGTCTGGATATCTTTCAGCGGCTTGGGAAACAGAATATTGACCCTGGCTTCAGCATTTCTTTATGCTCTCCTGACCAATCGCGTCTTGCTTGTTGACCGAGGAAAAGACATGGTGCATCTCTTCTGCGAACCATTTCCAGATAAATCTTGGTTACTTCCTACCGATTTCCCTCTTGTTAATCAGCTCCAAAGATTTGACCAGAATTCTCCCAAATGTCATGGAAACATGCTGAAAAATAACATCATAAACACATCTACCGATGCACTACCAGCCTATCTATATCTCCACTTGGCTCATGACTATGGAGACCATGACAAGCTTTTCTTCTGCGATGAAGAACAAACTGTTCTTGCAAAGGTTCCTTGGTTGGTTTTGAAGACGGACAATTATTTCGTCCCCTCCCTGTTCTTGATGCCCTCCTTTGATGAAGAGCTAAGCAAATTATTTCCTGATAAAGAAACTGTTTTTCACCACTTGGGTAGGTACCTCTTCCATCCCACTAATCGGGTGTGGGGACTGATTACTAGGTACTACCAGGCTTATTTAGCAAAGGCAGATGAGAAGATCGGGATCCAGGTGAGAGTTTTTGATGTGGGAAAAGGTCCATTCCCATACATAATGGACCAAATATTAGCCTGCACACTGAAAGAGAAATTGCTGCCTGAAGTAGATGAGAAAGGATCCATTAACTCTCCTCCAGAAAACCAGAAGCTAAAAGCCGTTCTTATGACATCTCTAAATTCAGGATACTctgaaaaattaagaaacatgTATTGGGAGTACCCGACTGTCAATGGGGACTTAGTTGGGGTGTATCAACCGAGCCATGAAGAATACCAGCAGACAGAAAAGCAATTACACAACCAGAAAGCATGGGCTGAAATGTATCTCCTTGGCATGTCTGATGTATTAGTCACCAGTTCATGGTCAACATTTGGGTATGTGGCTCAGGGCCTCGGTGGTTTGAAGCCTTGGATCCTTTACAAGCCTGAAAACAGAACCGCTCCTGACCCACCATGTCGTAGAGCCATGTCGATGGAACCATGCTTTCATGCTCCTCCTTTCTATGACTGCAAGGCTAAGACAGGAATTGACACGGGTGCATTGGTGCGTTACGTGAGACACTGCGAGGACATGAGCTGGGGGCTTAAGGTGGTCAGTGGTCGTGATGAATTGTAG
- the LOC115755613 gene encoding phosphate transporter PHO1 homolog 10-like isoform X2 — protein MKFGKHFKRQKVPEWVEAYMDYNGLKRILRGIVFFKQSKQPATPLRTFQRRSSLYRSFSGLTVPSGIPPSERDIEDQVIAVNSSQGEGSMQCYKTDFLEQSKEGGDIEAMFFRKLDEELNKVNTFYKDKVEELMNEASSLDRQMDALVALRIKVENPDANGSSLKTYSTNTAATELSPSDDLNGDGSSGMCRQEVNGCRHDPLEVLEHVKIHNPLESPISTLKGVFRYSEDVELRFKKEELRKVEERLRLVFIEFYQKLRLLKLFSFMNLSAFSKILKKYEKITSRRAARSYMEIVDNSYLGSSDEVSSLLERVEVTFVEHFSDSNRREGMKSLRPKLKKERHKVTFFSGFFSGCSAALVVAVVLRIETKKLMDREEGARYLENIFPIYRRYRINYPFIFGFKQGTELGYREVFLVSTGLAVLALGSFLVNLYLDLGSKTRNFRTFTELVPLSLVSAVLIIIFCPFNIIYSSSRFFFIRCIFHCICAPLYKVTLPDFFLADHLTSQVQALKSLELYICYYRLAEYSQRRNRCHSHGVYNVFYFIVASIPYWMRFLQCLRRLCEEGDAVHGFNGLKYLPTIVAVLVRTACELKKGHAWLVLAFISSAIATIMNTYWDIVVDWGLLRRHSRNFYLRDKLLISHKSVYFAAMVLNVVLRLAWMQLVLEFNLCSLHKMAVTTIVSCLEILRRGIWSFFRLENEHLNNVGKYRAFKSVPRPFSFYDEGNDDSNSDKDD, from the exons ATGAagtttggaaaacattttaagCGACAAAAAGTGCCAGAGTGGGTCGAAGCCTATATGGATTACAATGGTCTGAAAAGGATTTTAAGAGGGATAGTGTTCTTTAAGCAGAGCAAGCAACCAGCGACGCCTTTGAGAACCTTTCAGCGAAGATCCTCATTGTACAGATCCTTCAGTGGACTAACCGTACCATCTGGCATTCCACCTAGCGAGAGAGATATTGAGGACCAAGTGATCGCTGTTAATTCATCGCAAGGGGAAGGTTCTATGCAATGTTACAAGACTGACTTTCTCGAGCAATCTAAGGAAGGAGGGGATATTGAGGCCATGTTCTTCAGGAAGCTTGATGAAGAACTTAACAAGGTAAATACCTTCTATAAAGATAAGGTAGAGGAACTGATGAATGAAGCTTCTTCATTAGATAGACAGATGGATGCACTGGTCGCCTTGAGAATTAAGGTGGAAAACCCTGATGCTAATGGCTCCAGTTTGAAGACATATTCAACTAACACTGCCGCCACAGAGCTGTCACCAAGTGATGATCTAAATGGAGACGGTAGTTCAG GCATGTGCAGACAAGAGGTGAATGGATGCAGACACGACCCCCTTGAAGTACTTGAGCACGTGAAGATTCACAATCCACTTGAATCTCCTATTTCCACATTGAAAGGAGTTTTCAGATATTCCGAAGATGTTGAACTGAGATTCAAAAAAGAGGAGCTGAGGAAAGTGGAAGAAAGACTGAGGCTTGTTTTTATCGAATTCTATCAGAAACTCCGCCTTTTAAAGCTTTTTAG CTTTATGAACCTCTCAGCCTTTTCAAAGATCTTgaagaaatatgaaaag ATCACATCACGAAGAGCAGCCAGGTCATACATGGAAATAGTGGACAACTCTTACCTAGGCAGCTCTGATGAG GTCTCTAGTCTCTTGGAGAGGGTGGAAGTAACTTTTGTCGAGCATTTTTCCGATTCAAATCGCAGAGAAGGAATGAAGTCATTGAGACCAAAGCTTAAAAAAGAGAGGCATAAAGTAACATTTTTCTCAG GTTTCTTTTCTGGTTGCTCAGCTGCTCTTGTGGTTGCTGTTGTTCTGAGAATAGAAACCAAAAAGCTGATGGATAGGGAGGAAGGTGCAAGATacctagaaaacattttccctataTACAG ACGATATCGGATTAACTACCCATTTATATTCGGGTTTAAGCAAGGAACAGAACTGGGATATCGTGAAGTTTTCCTTGTAAGCACTGGGCTTGCAGTACTTGCACTTGGCAGTTTCCTGGTAAATTTGTACCTGGATTTGGGctcaaaaactcgaaatttcAGGACATTCACTGAACTGGTTCCTTTAAGCTTAGTCTCG GCCGTTCTTATAATAATTTTCTGCCCTTTTAACATCATATACAGTTCAAGTCGCTTTTTCTTCATCAGATGTATTTTTCACTGTATTTGTGCTCCTCTCTACAAG GTAACTCTTCCAGATTTCTTCTTGGCAGACCACCTTACCAGCCAG GTGCAGGCTCTAAAGAGTCTTGAGCTGTACATTTGCTACTATAGGTTGGCAGAGTATTCTCAGAGACGAAATAGGTGCCACAGCCATGGTGTCTATAATGTTTTCTATTTCATCGTTGCCAGCATTCCATATTGGATGCGCTTCCTGCAG TGCCTCCGTCGATTGTGTGAAGAAGGAGATGCAGTGCATGGATTCAACGGGTTAAAATACTTACCGACAATTGTGGCAGTTCTAGTAAGAACTGCTTGTGAACTCAAGAAGGGACATGCATGGTTGGTTCTTGCTTTCATCAGCTCAGCTATTGCGACAATAATGAACACATATTGGGATATTGTAGTAGACTGGGGGCTTCTTCGAAGGCATTCGAGGAACTTTTACTTGAGGGATAAACTTCTCATTTCACATAAAAGTGTTTATTTTGCAGCCATG GTTCTAAACGTAGTCTTGAGACTGGCCTGGATGCAACTCGTGCTGGAGTTCAATTTGTGTTCTTTGCATAAGATGGCGGTTACAACCATTGTCTCTTGTCTGGAAATCCTTCGCCGTGGAATCTGGAGCTTCTTCAG GTTGGAAAATGAGCATTTAAACAATGTGGGAAAGTACCGGGCATTCAAGTCTGTCCCGCGTCCCTTCAGTTTCTATGATGAGGGTAATGACGATAGCAACTCTGACAAAGATGACTAA
- the LOC115755613 gene encoding phosphate transporter PHO1 homolog 10-like isoform X1 — protein sequence MKFGKHFKRQKVPEWVEAYMDYNGLKRILRGIVFFKQSKQPATPLRTFQRRSSLYRSFSGLTVPSGIPPSERDIEDQVIAVNSSQGEGSMQCYKTDFLEQSKEGGDIEAMFFRKLDEELNKVNTFYKDKVEELMNEASSLDRQMDALVALRIKVENPDANGSSLKTYSTNTAATELSPSDDLNGDGSSGMCRQEVNGCRHDPLEVLEHVKIHNPLESPISTLKGVFRYSEDVELRFKKEELRKVEERLRLVFIEFYQKLRLLKLFSFMNLSAFSKILKKYEKITSRRAARSYMEIVDNSYLGSSDEVSSLLERVEVTFVEHFSDSNRREGMKSLRPKLKKERHKVTFFSGFFSGCSAALVVAVVLRIETKKLMDREEGARYLENIFPIYSFFGFIILHMLTYAANVFFWRRYRINYPFIFGFKQGTELGYREVFLVSTGLAVLALGSFLVNLYLDLGSKTRNFRTFTELVPLSLVSAVLIIIFCPFNIIYSSSRFFFIRCIFHCICAPLYKVTLPDFFLADHLTSQVQALKSLELYICYYRLAEYSQRRNRCHSHGVYNVFYFIVASIPYWMRFLQCLRRLCEEGDAVHGFNGLKYLPTIVAVLVRTACELKKGHAWLVLAFISSAIATIMNTYWDIVVDWGLLRRHSRNFYLRDKLLISHKSVYFAAMVLNVVLRLAWMQLVLEFNLCSLHKMAVTTIVSCLEILRRGIWSFFRLENEHLNNVGKYRAFKSVPRPFSFYDEGNDDSNSDKDD from the exons ATGAagtttggaaaacattttaagCGACAAAAAGTGCCAGAGTGGGTCGAAGCCTATATGGATTACAATGGTCTGAAAAGGATTTTAAGAGGGATAGTGTTCTTTAAGCAGAGCAAGCAACCAGCGACGCCTTTGAGAACCTTTCAGCGAAGATCCTCATTGTACAGATCCTTCAGTGGACTAACCGTACCATCTGGCATTCCACCTAGCGAGAGAGATATTGAGGACCAAGTGATCGCTGTTAATTCATCGCAAGGGGAAGGTTCTATGCAATGTTACAAGACTGACTTTCTCGAGCAATCTAAGGAAGGAGGGGATATTGAGGCCATGTTCTTCAGGAAGCTTGATGAAGAACTTAACAAGGTAAATACCTTCTATAAAGATAAGGTAGAGGAACTGATGAATGAAGCTTCTTCATTAGATAGACAGATGGATGCACTGGTCGCCTTGAGAATTAAGGTGGAAAACCCTGATGCTAATGGCTCCAGTTTGAAGACATATTCAACTAACACTGCCGCCACAGAGCTGTCACCAAGTGATGATCTAAATGGAGACGGTAGTTCAG GCATGTGCAGACAAGAGGTGAATGGATGCAGACACGACCCCCTTGAAGTACTTGAGCACGTGAAGATTCACAATCCACTTGAATCTCCTATTTCCACATTGAAAGGAGTTTTCAGATATTCCGAAGATGTTGAACTGAGATTCAAAAAAGAGGAGCTGAGGAAAGTGGAAGAAAGACTGAGGCTTGTTTTTATCGAATTCTATCAGAAACTCCGCCTTTTAAAGCTTTTTAG CTTTATGAACCTCTCAGCCTTTTCAAAGATCTTgaagaaatatgaaaag ATCACATCACGAAGAGCAGCCAGGTCATACATGGAAATAGTGGACAACTCTTACCTAGGCAGCTCTGATGAG GTCTCTAGTCTCTTGGAGAGGGTGGAAGTAACTTTTGTCGAGCATTTTTCCGATTCAAATCGCAGAGAAGGAATGAAGTCATTGAGACCAAAGCTTAAAAAAGAGAGGCATAAAGTAACATTTTTCTCAG GTTTCTTTTCTGGTTGCTCAGCTGCTCTTGTGGTTGCTGTTGTTCTGAGAATAGAAACCAAAAAGCTGATGGATAGGGAGGAAGGTGCAAGATacctagaaaacattttccctataTACAG TTTCTTTGGATTTATCATTCTGCATATGCTAACATATGCGGCAAATGTATTCTTCTGGAGACGATATCGGATTAACTACCCATTTATATTCGGGTTTAAGCAAGGAACAGAACTGGGATATCGTGAAGTTTTCCTTGTAAGCACTGGGCTTGCAGTACTTGCACTTGGCAGTTTCCTGGTAAATTTGTACCTGGATTTGGGctcaaaaactcgaaatttcAGGACATTCACTGAACTGGTTCCTTTAAGCTTAGTCTCG GCCGTTCTTATAATAATTTTCTGCCCTTTTAACATCATATACAGTTCAAGTCGCTTTTTCTTCATCAGATGTATTTTTCACTGTATTTGTGCTCCTCTCTACAAG GTAACTCTTCCAGATTTCTTCTTGGCAGACCACCTTACCAGCCAG GTGCAGGCTCTAAAGAGTCTTGAGCTGTACATTTGCTACTATAGGTTGGCAGAGTATTCTCAGAGACGAAATAGGTGCCACAGCCATGGTGTCTATAATGTTTTCTATTTCATCGTTGCCAGCATTCCATATTGGATGCGCTTCCTGCAG TGCCTCCGTCGATTGTGTGAAGAAGGAGATGCAGTGCATGGATTCAACGGGTTAAAATACTTACCGACAATTGTGGCAGTTCTAGTAAGAACTGCTTGTGAACTCAAGAAGGGACATGCATGGTTGGTTCTTGCTTTCATCAGCTCAGCTATTGCGACAATAATGAACACATATTGGGATATTGTAGTAGACTGGGGGCTTCTTCGAAGGCATTCGAGGAACTTTTACTTGAGGGATAAACTTCTCATTTCACATAAAAGTGTTTATTTTGCAGCCATG GTTCTAAACGTAGTCTTGAGACTGGCCTGGATGCAACTCGTGCTGGAGTTCAATTTGTGTTCTTTGCATAAGATGGCGGTTACAACCATTGTCTCTTGTCTGGAAATCCTTCGCCGTGGAATCTGGAGCTTCTTCAG GTTGGAAAATGAGCATTTAAACAATGTGGGAAAGTACCGGGCATTCAAGTCTGTCCCGCGTCCCTTCAGTTTCTATGATGAGGGTAATGACGATAGCAACTCTGACAAAGATGACTAA
- the LOC115755695 gene encoding transcription initiation factor TFIID subunit 10, with product MNNHHGQSQQSSESKHDDDAALTDFLASLMEYTPTVPDELVEHYLGKSGFQCPDVRLTRLVAVATQKFVADIASDALQHCKARQASVVKDKRDKQQKDKRLILTMDDLSKALREYGVNVKHQEYFADSPSAGLDTASRDE from the exons atGAACAACCACCACGGTCAGAGCCAGCAGTCAAGCGAAAGCAAGCACGACGATGATGCCGCGCTCACCGATTTCCTCGCTTCCCTGATGGAGTACACCCCCACT GTACCCGACGAACTGGTGGAGCACTACTTGGGGAAGAGCGGGTTTCAGTGTCCTGATGTCCGACT AACAAGGCTGGTAGCTGTTGCTACGCAGAAGTTCGTTGCAGATATTGCTAGTGATGCTCTTCA GCATTGCAAGGCAAGACAGGCCTCGGTGGTTAAAGACAAAAGGGATAAGCAGCAGAAG GATAAGCGCCTAATCTTGACAATGGATGATCTCTCCAAAGCTTTACGTGAG tATGGTGTCAATGTGAAGCATCAGGAGTACTTCGCAGACAGCCCTTCAGCTGGGTTGGATACTGCCTCTAGAGATGAATGA
- the LOC115755684 gene encoding uncharacterized protein LOC115755684 gives MSASVSESPSSDPSTRPPDSSPIETKTLESHNSDEKRSSDLVETNADGEEEAEEEEGECGFCLFMKAGGCRDTFSDWEKCIEEAEKSKEDIVDKCFQATAALKKCMEAHSNYYEPILRAEKAAEEEAMKELEREAAVKEAEQSSSVKPASEERIETLEVANE, from the exons ATGTCCGCCTCGGTTTCGGAATCCCCGAGCTCCGATCCATCGACTCGTCCTCCGGATTCCTCCCCAATCGAGACGAAAACCCTAGAAAGCCACAATTCCGACGAAAAGCGGAGCTCGGACCTGGTCGAGACGAATGCAGACGGCGAAGAAGAggcggaggaagaggaaggggaGTGCGGGTTTTGCTTGTTCATGAAAGCCGGCGGTTGCAGGGACACGTTCAGCGACTGGGAGAAGTGCATCGAAGAGGCGGAGAAGAGCAAGGAAGACATCGTGGACAAGTGCTTCCAAGCGACCGCCGCTCTGAAGAAATGCATGGAGGCTCACTCCAACTACTACGAGCCAATACTGCGGGCTGAGAAGGCGGCGGAAGAGGAGGCCATGAAGGAATTGGAGAGGGAGGCAGCG GTGAAGGAAGCGGAGCAGAGCTCGAGTGTGAAGCCTGCTTCCGAGGAGCGAATAGAGACCTTGGAAGTTGCTAATGAGTGA
- the LOC115755674 gene encoding transmembrane emp24 domain-containing protein p24delta9-like — protein MFPLDVSRRRLHVALVAILLGLQAPASRSLRFDLQSGHTKCIAEDIRANSMTVGKFAIVNPHEGHPLPESHKLSVRVTSAHGNSYHQSENVESGQFAFTAGEAGDYTACFWAPDHKPQATLTVDFDWRTGVAAKDWSNVAKKDQVDVMGLELKKLYETIDSIHNEMFYLREREEEMEELNQATNAKMAWLSCLSLFVCLSVAGLQLWHLKTFFEKKKII, from the exons ATGTTCCCATTGGATGTCTCTCGTCGTCGTCTTCATGTTGCTCTCGTTGCGATACTTCTAGGGCTCCAAGCGCCCGCCTCTCGCTCGCTCCGATTCGACTtgcaatcgggccacacgaaaTGCATCGCCGAAGACATCAGAGCCAATTCCATGACCGTCGGCAAGTTCGCCATCGTCAATCCTCACGAAGGCCATCCCCTGCCTGAATCTCATAAGCTCTCCGTCCGG GTAACTTCTGCACACGGGAACAGCTATCACCAATCGGAAAATGTGGAGTCGGGGCAGTTCGCATTCACGGCCGGAGAAGCTGGGGATTACACGGCTTGCTTCTGGGCTCCTGATCACAAGCCCCAAGCTACTTTGACGGTTGATTTCGACTGGAGGACCGGTGTGGCTGCCAAGGATTGGTCCAATGTTGCCAAGAAAGACCAAGTCGAT GTCATGGGATTGGAACTGAAGAAGTTGTATGAGACTATCGACTCCATTCATAATGAGATGTTTTATCTTCGTGAAAG AGAAGAGGAAATGGAGGAGCTCAACCAAGCAACTAACGCAAAAATGGCCTGGCTCAGTTGCCTTTCGCTTTTTGTCTGCCTATCTGTGGCTGGCCTGCAACTATGGCACTTGAAGACCTTtttcgagaaaaagaaaatcatttga